The genomic stretch GGCGCCGGCGCGTGCGCTGGCGCGGCGAGTGGCTGACGGGGTACGCGATGGTCTTCCCCGCGACGGCGCTCATCGCGATCTTCGGGTTGTTCCCCATCGGCTACGCGATCTACATGAGCCTCTACCGCTGGCGCATCCGCCAGGGCGGCTTCGTCGGGCTCGACAACTACGAGAAGGTGCTCGGCGATTGGGGTGGGGCCGCCGCCTTCTTCGGGGGGCTGGCGTTGATCCTCGTCGCGCACCACCTGTGGACCCGCGCGTTTCGCGCGCACGCCGGTTGGCGCCGCTACGGACCGCTGTTCGGGGCGGTCACGTTGCTGTCGGCCGGCATCGCCATCGCGCTCGGCTGGGGCCGCATGGTGGAGGCCGGCGAAGCGCGCTTCCTGGGCGGCCTGATCCGCACGACGTACTACGGGTTCCTCAGCGTCCCGATCCAGATCGCGTTGGCGCTCGTCCTCGCGAGCCTCCTGTTCCAGCGGTTGCGGGGCAGCGAGACGTTCCGGATGCTGTTCTTCCTGCCGTACGTCACGCCCGCCGTCGCCGGCGCGGCGGTGTACGCCGCGCTGTTCAGCCCCCGCCCCGAACGGCCCGTCAACACCGTCCTCGGGTGGCTCGGCATTCCTGCGCAGGACTGGCTGTTCGAGACCGACCCGGTGCTGGAGCTGATCGCGAACGGCGTCCTGGCGCGCGTCGCGCGCCTCGCCGGGACGGAACCGATCGAGGTGGCGTTGTCCGGGTTCTGGGCGGGGCCCAGCCTGGCGCTCGTGACGATCATCGTGTTCGGGATCTGGACGTACACCGGCTACAACGCCGTCATCTTCCTCGCCGGCCTCGCGAACATCCCGCGCGACCTGTACGAGGCGGCGGAGATCGACGGCGCCAACGGCCGCCAGCGGTTCCTGCACGTCACCATCCCGATGCTCTCGCCGGTCACGTTCTACCTGACGGTGCTCGGCTTCATCGGGACGTTCCAGGCGTTCACGCACCTGTACGTCATGCGGGTGCCCGCCACCCGGGACGCGGTCGACACCGCCAGCGTCGTCATCTTCGACACCTTCTACAAACGCAACGACTTCAGTCTCGCCGCGGCGCAATCGATCGTGCTGTTCGTCATCATTCTGATCCTCACGCTGTTCAACCAGCGGGTCCTGGGCGGGCGGGGCGCGCGATGAGGAACCTCCCCGGCCGCCGCGGACGGACCGGGTCGGGCGTCGCGCCCCCGGCGCGCGACGCGCAGGTCCGCCTCGATACGCCCCCGCCCGCCTTCCGCCTGGTGCACCTCCCCGTGTACGTCGCGCTCGTGTTCGGGGCGATCGTCTCCGCCACGCCGTTCCTGTACATGCTGTCGACGTCGCTCATGAACCTCGGCGAGACGATCAACCGGCAGCTGCTGCCCGACGCGCCGCAGTGGGGGAACTACGTCGAGGCGTGGTCGAACGCCTCGTTCGACCTCTACATGCGCAACAGCATCATCCTGAGCGTCGTGACGATCCTCGGGGTGCTGTTCACGAGCACCCTCGCGGGGTACGCCTTCGCGCGCATCCGCTTCCCCGGCCGCAACGTCCTCTTCGCGATCCTCCTCTCGACGTTGATGATCCCGGGCACCGTCACGTTCATCCCGCAGTTCCTGCTGGTGCGGGGCGACATCGTGCCCTGGGGGAACTGGCTCGACACCCTCCCGGCGCTGACGATCCCGTTCTTCTCGACGGCGTTCATCATCTTCTTGTTCCGGCAGTTCTTCGCCGAGATCCCCGACGAGCTGTGGGACGCCGCCCGCCTCGACGGGGCGGGACACCTGCGCTTCCTGGTGCAGGTGGTCGTCCCGATGAGCCGACCGGTCCTGACGACCGGGGCGCTGCTGACGTTCGTGAACACCTGGAACGAGTTCCTGTGGCCCCTGCTGGTGACGTACACCCCCACCTGGCGACCGCTCGGGGTCGGGCTCTACACCTTCATCACCGAAGCGGGACCGGAGACGCACCTGCTGATGGCGGGCTCGGTCATCACGATCGTGCCGGTGTT from Trueperaceae bacterium encodes the following:
- a CDS encoding sugar ABC transporter permease; amino-acid sequence: MQESASPLGRDAGPRRRRRVRWRGEWLTGYAMVFPATALIAIFGLFPIGYAIYMSLYRWRIRQGGFVGLDNYEKVLGDWGGAAAFFGGLALILVAHHLWTRAFRAHAGWRRYGPLFGAVTLLSAGIAIALGWGRMVEAGEARFLGGLIRTTYYGFLSVPIQIALALVLASLLFQRLRGSETFRMLFFLPYVTPAVAGAAVYAALFSPRPERPVNTVLGWLGIPAQDWLFETDPVLELIANGVLARVARLAGTEPIEVALSGFWAGPSLALVTIIVFGIWTYTGYNAVIFLAGLANIPRDLYEAAEIDGANGRQRFLHVTIPMLSPVTFYLTVLGFIGTFQAFTHLYVMRVPATRDAVDTASVVIFDTFYKRNDFSLAAAQSIVLFVIILILTLFNQRVLGGRGAR
- a CDS encoding carbohydrate ABC transporter permease, whose product is MRNLPGRRGRTGSGVAPPARDAQVRLDTPPPAFRLVHLPVYVALVFGAIVSATPFLYMLSTSLMNLGETINRQLLPDAPQWGNYVEAWSNASFDLYMRNSIILSVVTILGVLFTSTLAGYAFARIRFPGRNVLFAILLSTLMIPGTVTFIPQFLLVRGDIVPWGNWLDTLPALTIPFFSTAFIIFLFRQFFAEIPDELWDAARLDGAGHLRFLVQVVVPMSRPVLTTGALLTFVNTWNEFLWPLLVTYTPTWRPLGVGLYTFITEAGPETHLLMAGSVITIVPVLIIYFFTQKQFTEGIATSGLKG